One window of Sphingomonas sp. KC8 genomic DNA carries:
- a CDS encoding antirestriction protein ArdA — MGATITTEATNQPRIYVACLAAYNNGYLHGAWIDAAQEPWAIYDAVRNMLATSPMQGAEEWAIHDYEGFGWISLSEYASFERVSALAAFIAEHDDIGAALLDYYSGDLDEAQAAIADRYHGAHASLADYMQEVTEETTEVSHALRYYIDYQAMARDAELSGDVFTVSTAWDVVHVFAGC; from the coding sequence ATGGGAGCAACCATCACCACAGAGGCCACCAATCAACCCCGCATCTATGTGGCCTGTCTGGCCGCTTACAATAACGGCTATCTGCATGGGGCATGGATCGACGCCGCGCAGGAGCCGTGGGCGATCTATGACGCCGTGCGCAACATGCTGGCCACATCGCCCATGCAGGGCGCGGAAGAATGGGCAATTCATGATTACGAGGGATTCGGCTGGATCAGCCTGTCCGAGTACGCCAGTTTCGAGCGCGTGAGCGCGTTGGCCGCTTTTATCGCGGAGCATGACGACATCGGCGCGGCTTTGCTGGATTACTACAGTGGTGATCTGGATGAGGCGCAGGCGGCAATAGCCGACCGCTACCACGGCGCACACGCCAGCCTTGCCGATTATATGCAGGAAGTGACCGAGGAAACGACCGAGGTTTCCCACGCGCTCCGCTATTACATCGACTATCAGGCGATGGCGCGTGATGCTGAATTGAGCGGCGATGTGTTCACCGTCAGCACGGCTTGGGATGTCGTGCATGTGTTCGCGGGGTGCTGA
- a CDS encoding tetratricopeptide repeat protein, whose product MSGAEREAIEAFKRDVVEPSMTSLVILDFWAEWCGPCKALGPVLDKVAADYAGRGVKLVKIDVDANKLIAAQFRVQSIPTVYALFQGQLVADLTPARTESQLKGMLDQILKQIPVQGADDLLAQDIAPLIAMGEETLDSGDAERALSIFSQIAEMAPEDPTVVAGQARALLLLGRVEEADALLATVPDDKARDAGIVRARAALAIAREAAPVDDLAGLKARVAADPDDQEARYELAGGLMAAGDRDGAADMLLDSIARDRAWNDGAARTRLLKLFEAAGLEDSWVSAQRRRLSAILFT is encoded by the coding sequence ATGAGTGGTGCGGAGCGCGAGGCGATCGAGGCATTCAAGCGGGATGTCGTCGAACCGTCGATGACGTCGCTGGTCATCCTCGATTTCTGGGCCGAATGGTGTGGGCCGTGCAAGGCGCTTGGCCCCGTGCTGGACAAGGTGGCCGCTGATTATGCCGGTCGCGGGGTCAAGCTCGTGAAGATCGATGTCGACGCCAACAAGCTGATTGCCGCGCAGTTCCGGGTACAATCCATTCCCACCGTCTATGCGCTGTTCCAGGGACAATTGGTTGCCGACCTCACGCCGGCGCGAACCGAAAGCCAGCTCAAGGGGATGCTCGACCAGATTTTGAAGCAAATTCCGGTTCAGGGTGCAGATGACCTGTTGGCCCAGGATATCGCCCCGCTGATTGCCATGGGGGAAGAGACGCTCGATTCCGGGGATGCGGAACGCGCACTTTCGATTTTCAGCCAGATCGCGGAAATGGCACCGGAGGATCCGACGGTTGTTGCCGGGCAGGCGCGGGCGTTGCTGCTGCTTGGTCGCGTCGAGGAGGCCGATGCGCTGCTGGCGACAGTTCCAGATGACAAGGCCAGGGACGCCGGCATTGTCCGTGCCCGAGCCGCGCTGGCGATCGCCCGGGAGGCGGCACCGGTCGACGATCTTGCCGGGCTGAAGGCCCGCGTGGCCGCCGATCCGGATGATCAGGAGGCGCGTTACGAACTGGCGGGCGGGCTGATGGCGGCGGGCGACCGTGACGGCGCGGCGGATATGCTGCTGGACAGCATCGCTCGTGATCGGGCGTGGAACGACGGTGCGGCGCGGACGCGGTTGCTCAAGCTGTTCGAGGCGGCGGGACTGGAAGATAGCTGGGTAAGCGCGCAACGGCGGCGGCTTTCGGCCATCCTGTTCACATGA
- a CDS encoding LON peptidase substrate-binding domain-containing protein, whose amino-acid sequence MGGRAGVRLSIFPLAGALLFPRAMLPLHIFEPRYRALVTDALARDRRIAMIQPREAEREGHPPALYEVGCVGRIAHVEALDDGRFNIVLEGLARFRMTAELQRPTLFRQIEARFGDYDDDGEPDPLELMIRVALEQESKRFAEARGYVVDWDAVGRLDDEALVNGIAQIAPFDNAAKQALLESPTIAERADLLIQFMQFFRLRDEDDGGRTTFQ is encoded by the coding sequence ATGGGTGGGCGCGCCGGCGTTCGCTTGTCGATTTTTCCGCTGGCGGGCGCGTTGCTGTTTCCGCGCGCCATGCTGCCGCTGCACATTTTCGAACCGCGTTATCGTGCTCTGGTGACCGACGCGCTGGCCCGCGACCGGCGGATCGCGATGATCCAGCCACGGGAGGCGGAGCGCGAAGGCCATCCGCCAGCGCTGTATGAGGTTGGTTGCGTCGGCCGGATTGCGCATGTCGAGGCGCTGGATGACGGCCGTTTCAACATCGTGCTGGAAGGGCTGGCTCGTTTCCGCATGACCGCCGAACTGCAACGCCCGACGCTGTTTCGACAGATTGAGGCCCGGTTCGGGGATTATGACGATGACGGCGAGCCGGATCCGCTGGAACTGATGATTCGCGTCGCGCTCGAACAGGAATCAAAGCGTTTCGCCGAGGCGCGCGGTTATGTAGTCGATTGGGATGCCGTGGGGCGCCTCGACGATGAAGCACTGGTCAACGGCATCGCCCAGATCGCACCGTTCGATAATGCCGCCAAGCAGGCGCTGCTCGAAAGCCCCACGATCGCCGAGCGGGCGGATCTCCTGATCCAGTTCATGCAGTTTTTCCGCCTGCGTGACGAAGATGATGGCGGCCGGACGACATTCCAGTGA
- a CDS encoding Trm112 family protein has product MTTPAPPPPFDREWLAVLVCPVTRGPLRYDPAAMELVSDTAGLAYPIRDGVPILLPDEARQI; this is encoded by the coding sequence GTGACCACGCCTGCACCGCCGCCGCCCTTTGATCGCGAATGGCTTGCCGTGCTCGTTTGCCCCGTGACACGCGGGCCGCTGCGCTATGACCCGGCTGCCATGGAACTGGTGTCGGACACTGCGGGTCTGGCCTATCCGATCCGCGACGGGGTGCCGATATTGCTGCCGGATGAAGCACGTCAGATCTAA
- a CDS encoding class II aldolase/adducin family protein — MEMTKRRIPTLEELAPLPGRYPLIPELTARQEVALLCRALHREGYDDHIAGHITLAEPDGTFLVNPWELAWDELTASDIIRVDASGRVIEGEWNVTPAIGLHLAVHQRRHNLRVVIHNHSRWGSVWSAFGRVPPVYDQTSGQVDEDPVLYDEYAGTVDGTEEAQAAADALGQGKWALLQNHGVFIVAETIRQAHLRAITLEHRCRLAWHVEVFGEGRPITNPEALRVVQMSDPMGFPFLWEAMARREIRRDASVLD, encoded by the coding sequence ATGGAAATGACGAAACGGCGCATTCCCACGCTCGAAGAACTGGCGCCCTTGCCCGGGCGCTACCCGCTGATCCCGGAACTGACGGCGCGTCAGGAAGTGGCGCTGCTGTGCCGGGCGCTGCACCGCGAAGGCTATGACGATCATATCGCCGGGCACATCACGCTGGCCGAGCCGGATGGCACCTTTCTCGTCAACCCCTGGGAACTCGCCTGGGATGAATTGACGGCCTCCGATATCATCCGCGTGGATGCCAGCGGGCGGGTCATCGAAGGTGAATGGAACGTGACACCGGCTATCGGCCTTCATCTGGCCGTGCACCAGCGCCGTCACAATCTGCGCGTCGTGATTCACAATCATTCGCGCTGGGGCTCGGTCTGGTCGGCATTCGGGCGGGTGCCGCCGGTCTATGATCAGACATCCGGTCAAGTTGATGAGGATCCGGTATTGTACGATGAATATGCCGGGACCGTTGATGGTACTGAAGAGGCGCAGGCCGCCGCCGATGCACTGGGTCAGGGCAAATGGGCGCTGTTGCAAAATCACGGCGTGTTCATTGTTGCTGAAACTATCCGCCAGGCGCATCTGCGCGCGATCACGCTGGAGCATCGCTGCCGGCTGGCTTGGCATGTCGAGGTATTCGGGGAAGGCCGGCCAATCACCAATCCGGAAGCCCTTCGCGTCGTCCAGATGTCCGATCCGATGGGCTTTCCGTTCCTGTGGGAAGCGATGGCCCGACGGGAGATCCGTCGGGATGCGTCGGTGCTCGATTGA
- a CDS encoding acyclic terpene utilization AtuA family protein translates to MAVAGDGRVIRIGGATASFSDTALSVPQLLAGGRLDYLIFDYLAEGSMGIFGRMQAADPAAGYGTDFLTVHVGPYLHEIAAQGLKVVANAGGVNSAGLAAALERMIAEAGLSLTVAFVDGDDLRPRLEELRAAGHRDMFTGAAFPDNIISANAYLGAFPIAAALGKGADIVVTGRVVDSAVVLGPLVHEFGWGRDDLDLLAAGTLAGHLLECGAQVSGGTFTDWRDVPDWANIGFPIGECHADGSVVITKPEGTGGLVSIGTVAEQLLYEVSDPADYIVADVRCDFSDVKLEQIGKDRVRVTGARGRPPTDSYKVCVTFDGGWRSIAYQPIIGEDAAEKAARQAEALFARGRALLRARNLPDFTLTDMVMIGGEASFGAHGHQQGSRELICKLVVDHPDQQGAQIFAREQWAGISGMSVGTSINLATHVLPMTGTFLFLLDKQTVASRMTYAGVTQDVAVAAGTPITAGAPAGGAGPSVPADPGTVAVDLVRLAWARSGDKGHLFNVAVIARQPEYLPYLRAALTSAAVGEWYRHLGPDGEWPDGQAPRVDRYDVPGFHALNFVIRDALAGGINASTRLDPAAKGMAQMLLRFPVLVPAALAAELGGAASSAKGN, encoded by the coding sequence ATGGCGGTTGCTGGTGATGGCAGGGTCATACGGATTGGCGGGGCGACGGCGTCCTTTTCGGATACCGCGCTGTCGGTTCCCCAATTGCTGGCCGGCGGGCGGCTGGATTATCTGATCTTCGATTATCTTGCCGAAGGCTCGATGGGCATTTTCGGCCGGATGCAGGCCGCCGATCCGGCGGCGGGTTATGGAACCGATTTCCTGACGGTGCACGTCGGTCCCTATCTTCACGAGATCGCCGCGCAGGGTCTGAAGGTCGTCGCCAATGCCGGTGGCGTCAATTCGGCCGGGCTTGCCGCAGCGCTTGAACGGATGATCGCCGAAGCGGGCCTGTCGCTGACCGTGGCCTTTGTCGATGGTGATGATCTGCGTCCCCGGCTGGAAGAATTGCGCGCCGCCGGCCACCGCGACATGTTCACCGGCGCGGCTTTTCCGGACAACATCATCAGTGCCAACGCCTATCTCGGCGCATTTCCGATCGCGGCGGCGCTGGGCAAGGGCGCGGACATCGTCGTCACCGGGCGGGTGGTCGACAGCGCGGTGGTGCTGGGGCCGCTGGTGCATGAATTCGGCTGGGGGCGCGACGATCTCGACCTGCTAGCCGCCGGGACGTTGGCGGGCCATCTGCTTGAATGTGGCGCGCAGGTTAGCGGCGGCACCTTCACCGACTGGCGCGACGTGCCCGACTGGGCGAATATCGGCTTCCCGATCGGCGAATGCCATGCCGATGGCAGTGTTGTGATCACCAAGCCGGAAGGCACCGGCGGGCTTGTATCGATCGGCACGGTTGCCGAACAGTTGCTGTACGAGGTCAGCGATCCGGCCGACTATATCGTCGCCGATGTGCGCTGCGACTTCAGCGACGTGAAGCTGGAACAGATCGGCAAGGACCGGGTGCGTGTGACCGGCGCGCGTGGGCGGCCACCGACCGACAGCTACAAGGTGTGCGTCACGTTCGACGGTGGCTGGCGCAGCATCGCCTATCAGCCGATTATCGGCGAGGATGCGGCCGAAAAGGCGGCGCGGCAGGCCGAGGCGCTGTTTGCCCGCGGACGGGCCTTGCTGCGCGCCCGCAACCTGCCCGATTTCACGCTGACCGATATGGTGATGATCGGGGGCGAGGCGAGCTTCGGCGCGCATGGCCACCAGCAGGGATCGCGCGAACTGATCTGCAAGCTGGTGGTTGACCACCCCGATCAGCAAGGTGCGCAAATCTTCGCGCGCGAACAATGGGCTGGGATTTCGGGGATGTCGGTCGGCACCTCGATCAACCTGGCGACCCATGTGCTGCCGATGACGGGAACATTCCTGTTCCTGCTGGACAAGCAGACGGTGGCATCGCGGATGACCTACGCTGGTGTCACGCAGGATGTGGCGGTTGCGGCCGGCACGCCGATTACCGCAGGCGCCCCGGCCGGCGGGGCGGGGCCGTCTGTCCCGGCCGATCCGGGTACAGTCGCGGTCGATCTGGTGCGGCTGGCCTGGGCGCGCAGCGGCGACAAGGGCCATTTGTTCAACGTCGCCGTCATCGCGCGCCAGCCTGAATATCTGCCCTATCTACGCGCAGCGCTGACATCCGCGGCGGTGGGCGAATGGTATCGCCACCTTGGGCCGGATGGCGAATGGCCGGATGGGCAGGCGCCGCGCGTCGATCGCTATGACGTGCCGGGCTTCCATGCGCTCAACTTCGTGATCCGCGATGCGCTGGCAGGCGGGATCAACGCGAGCACGCGGCTCGACCCTGCCGCCAAGGGCATGGCGCAAATGCTGCTGCGTTTCCCCGTGCTGGTTCCCGCCGCGCTGGCGGCGGAACTGGGCGGCGCCGCTTCGTCCGCAAAAGGAAATTGA